Proteins from one Deltaproteobacteria bacterium CG2_30_66_27 genomic window:
- a CDS encoding 30S ribosomal protein S12: MPTINQLVRKGRAVVAGKSNAPALDSCPQKRGVCLRVYTTTPKKPNSALRKVARVRLTNGLEVTVYIPGEGHNLQEHSVVMIRGGRVKDLPGVRYHIIRGKLDSVGVQDRRKSRSKYGTKRPK; encoded by the coding sequence ATGCCCACGATCAACCAGCTGGTCCGGAAGGGGCGGGCAGTCGTCGCCGGCAAGAGCAATGCCCCGGCGCTCGATTCCTGCCCCCAAAAACGGGGAGTTTGCCTCCGCGTGTACACCACCACGCCCAAGAAGCCGAACTCCGCGTTGCGGAAGGTGGCGAGGGTACGGCTCACCAACGGCCTCGAGGTGACGGTGTACATCCCGGGCGAGGGGCATAACCTGCAGGAACACTCCGTGGTCATGATCCGGGGAGGACGGGTAAAGGACCTTCCCGGCGTTCGTTATCACATCATCCGTGGGAAGCTGGATTCCGTTGGTGTCCAGGACAGACGGAAGTCGCGGTCGAAGTACGGTACCAAGCGACCCAAATAG
- a CDS encoding 30S ribosomal protein S7, with the protein MPRRGFVSKRVVSPDPVYNDVLVAKMIHAIMLDGKARVAENVVYGSLDILKEKTKEDPVAVMKKALENVKPVVEVKSRRVGGATYQVPIEIRPERRQSLSIRWLVGYARERAEKTMIQRLSGELLDAYNNRGNTFKKKEDTHKMAEANKAFAHYRW; encoded by the coding sequence ATGCCCAGGAGAGGTTTCGTTTCGAAGCGGGTCGTTTCGCCCGATCCGGTGTACAACGATGTGCTGGTCGCCAAGATGATCCACGCCATCATGCTCGACGGAAAGGCGCGTGTCGCCGAGAACGTCGTGTACGGGTCGTTGGACATCCTCAAGGAAAAGACGAAGGAAGACCCCGTCGCGGTCATGAAAAAGGCGCTCGAGAACGTGAAACCGGTGGTCGAGGTGAAGTCGCGCAGGGTCGGCGGCGCCACCTACCAGGTCCCGATCGAGATCCGGCCGGAACGCCGCCAGTCCCTCTCGATCCGTTGGCTGGTCGGATACGCGCGGGAGCGGGCAGAGAAGACCATGATCCAGCGCCTCTCGGGCGAGCTCCTCGACGCCTACAACAACCGCGGCAACACGTTCAAGAAGAAGGAAGACACCCACAAGATGGCCGAAGCGAACAAGGCGTTCGCGCACTACCGCTGGTAA
- a CDS encoding DNA-directed RNA polymerase subunit beta': MEDLFTRVEKPKDPVRFSGIRISIASPEQIRKWSHGEVKKPETLNYRTFKPERDGLFCAKIFGPIKDYECNCGKYKRMKHRGIVCEKCGVEVIQSKVRRERMGHIELAAPVAHIWFLKSLPSRIATILDMPMKDVEAVIYFEKYIVLDPWETDTQLQEVLTEAKYREKLEEYRELFKADKEKQDLLREKFRVGMGAEAIRTLLAELDLPGLSETLRKEMADTASEAKKKKIAKRLKIVEAFRDSEQKPEWMVQQVIPVLPPDLRPLVPLDGGRFATSDLNDLYRRVINRNNRLKRLLDLSAPEIIIRNEKRMLQEAVDALFDNGRRGKLITGSNKRPLKSLSDMLKGKGGRFRQNLLGKRVDYSGRSVIVVGPELKLHQCGLPKKMALELFKPFIFNKLEEAGLATTIKQAKKMVEKEKREVWDALDDVIRQLPVMLNRAPTLHRLGVQAFEPVLIEGKAIQLHPLVCFAFNADFDGDQMAVHVPLSIEAQMEARVLMMSTNNILSPANGKPVIGPSQDIVLGIYYLTRQRDGQVGEGKRFFAPEEVRIAYDAGAVGLQAAIRVRIDGKMIDTTVGRVLLYEVVPNEVPFDHVNKVMKKKDLAELIDITYRNCGQKATVILADQLKNTGFRFATISGISICIDDMVIPSSKKMILDRATGALEKVINEHVEGLITPGERYNKVVDIWSAATERVAKEMIKEMGTETVKGKDGKDKKVTSFNSIYMMADSGARGSDKQMMQLAGMRGLMAKPSGEIIETPIRSNFREGLSVGEYFISTHGARKGLADTALKTANSGYLTRRLVDVAQDCIVVAEDCRTLDGIGVRALIEGGEIIDRLSDRILGRAALEDLYDQEGKLLVAANREITEEVARQIEMSGLDEVKIRSALTCESKRGVCALCYGRDLARGKMVAIGEAVGIIAAQSIGEPGTQLTMRTFHIGGIATAGSIAQSSHQSKQEGRIKFQGIVAVLNREKHLVAMNRNGYLVLLDENHREREKYQIPYGAVLMVADGERVKEGTRLAEWDPYNIPILTEVDGEIKFGDIIENVTMREQVDEVTGRSTRVIIESKDPEVRPRISLKEVGGKTTRKLPGSSSEARYLLPSGSNILVDEGQKVQAGDIIAKIPRETTKTKDITGGLPRVAELFEARKPKEYALISEIDGIVQMGKDFKGKRKIQVVPEVGAPREYTIPRGKHITVHDGERIRAGEALMDGSPNPHDILRVLGDKELARFLVNEIQEVYRLQGVRINDKHIETIVRQMLRRVKIVDPGDTTFLVGQSVEKWIFREENERVVKEAEGTPATAEPLLLGITKASLSTESWISAASFQETTKILTDASVHGRVDLLAGLKENVIMGRLIPGGTGAAAYSALEFESDAPLLVEAPPLPEPEPEIPKDEEEGR; encoded by the coding sequence GTGGAAGACCTTTTCACCCGCGTTGAAAAACCGAAGGATCCCGTCCGTTTTTCGGGGATCCGGATCTCGATCGCATCCCCCGAGCAGATCCGCAAGTGGTCGCACGGGGAGGTGAAGAAACCGGAGACGCTGAACTACCGGACCTTCAAGCCCGAGCGCGACGGCCTGTTCTGCGCGAAAATATTCGGTCCCATCAAGGACTACGAGTGCAACTGCGGCAAGTACAAGCGGATGAAGCACCGGGGGATCGTCTGCGAGAAGTGCGGCGTCGAAGTCATCCAGTCCAAGGTCCGCCGCGAGCGGATGGGGCACATCGAGCTGGCCGCGCCGGTCGCGCACATCTGGTTCCTGAAAAGCCTTCCGTCCCGGATCGCCACGATCCTCGACATGCCGATGAAGGACGTCGAGGCGGTCATCTACTTCGAGAAGTACATCGTCCTCGACCCCTGGGAGACCGACACGCAGTTGCAGGAGGTCCTCACCGAGGCGAAGTATCGTGAGAAGCTCGAGGAGTACCGCGAGCTCTTCAAGGCCGACAAGGAGAAGCAGGACCTGCTCCGCGAGAAGTTCCGCGTGGGGATGGGCGCGGAGGCGATCCGGACGCTGCTGGCCGAACTCGATCTGCCGGGGCTCTCCGAGACGCTGCGCAAGGAGATGGCCGACACCGCGTCCGAGGCGAAGAAGAAGAAGATCGCGAAGCGGCTGAAGATCGTCGAGGCGTTCCGGGACAGCGAACAGAAGCCCGAATGGATGGTCCAGCAGGTCATCCCCGTCCTGCCGCCGGACCTTCGGCCCCTGGTGCCGCTGGACGGCGGCCGGTTCGCCACCTCCGACCTGAACGACCTGTACCGTCGCGTCATCAACCGGAACAACCGGCTGAAACGCCTCCTCGACCTGTCCGCGCCCGAGATCATCATCCGGAACGAGAAACGGATGCTCCAGGAGGCCGTGGACGCGCTGTTCGACAACGGCCGCAGGGGAAAGCTCATCACGGGATCGAACAAGCGCCCCCTCAAGTCGCTGTCCGACATGCTGAAGGGGAAGGGCGGCCGGTTCCGCCAGAACCTCCTCGGGAAGCGCGTCGACTACTCGGGCCGCTCGGTGATCGTCGTCGGTCCGGAGCTGAAGCTTCACCAGTGCGGCCTTCCCAAGAAGATGGCGCTTGAGCTGTTCAAGCCGTTCATCTTCAACAAGCTCGAGGAGGCGGGGCTGGCGACCACCATCAAGCAGGCGAAGAAGATGGTGGAGAAGGAGAAGCGGGAGGTCTGGGACGCCCTCGACGACGTTATCCGCCAGCTTCCGGTCATGCTGAACCGGGCGCCGACGCTCCATCGCCTCGGAGTGCAGGCCTTCGAGCCCGTGTTGATCGAGGGGAAGGCGATCCAGCTGCACCCGCTGGTCTGCTTCGCCTTCAACGCCGACTTCGACGGGGACCAGATGGCGGTCCACGTTCCGCTCTCCATCGAGGCGCAGATGGAAGCGCGGGTCCTCATGATGTCGACCAACAACATCCTCTCCCCGGCCAACGGGAAACCCGTCATCGGGCCTTCCCAGGACATCGTGCTGGGGATCTACTACCTGACGCGGCAGCGCGACGGGCAGGTGGGGGAGGGGAAGAGGTTCTTTGCCCCCGAAGAGGTTCGCATCGCCTACGACGCCGGCGCGGTCGGGCTCCAGGCGGCGATCCGTGTGCGCATCGACGGAAAGATGATCGACACGACCGTCGGGCGGGTGCTGCTCTACGAGGTTGTTCCGAACGAGGTCCCGTTCGACCACGTCAACAAGGTGATGAAGAAGAAGGATCTCGCCGAGCTGATCGACATCACGTACCGGAACTGCGGCCAGAAGGCCACGGTCATCCTGGCGGACCAGTTGAAGAACACCGGGTTCCGGTTCGCGACGATCTCCGGGATCTCGATCTGCATCGACGACATGGTCATCCCGTCCAGCAAGAAGATGATTCTCGACCGGGCGACGGGAGCGCTCGAGAAGGTCATCAACGAGCACGTCGAGGGACTGATCACCCCGGGGGAGCGGTACAACAAGGTCGTCGACATCTGGTCGGCCGCGACGGAACGGGTCGCCAAGGAGATGATCAAGGAGATGGGGACCGAGACCGTCAAGGGGAAGGACGGCAAGGACAAGAAGGTCACCAGCTTCAATTCGATCTACATGATGGCCGACTCCGGCGCCCGCGGATCCGACAAGCAGATGATGCAGCTCGCCGGCATGCGCGGCCTCATGGCCAAGCCGTCCGGCGAGATCATCGAGACGCCGATCCGGTCGAACTTCCGCGAGGGATTGTCCGTCGGTGAATACTTCATTTCGACCCATGGCGCACGGAAGGGATTGGCGGACACGGCGCTGAAGACCGCGAACTCCGGGTACCTGACCCGCCGGCTCGTCGACGTGGCCCAGGACTGCATCGTCGTCGCGGAGGATTGCCGGACCCTCGACGGGATCGGCGTGCGAGCCCTGATCGAGGGCGGGGAGATCATCGATCGGCTGTCGGACCGGATCCTCGGCCGCGCCGCCCTCGAGGATCTGTACGACCAGGAGGGAAAGCTCCTCGTCGCCGCGAACCGGGAGATCACCGAGGAGGTCGCCCGGCAGATCGAGATGTCCGGACTCGACGAGGTGAAGATCCGCTCCGCCCTCACCTGCGAGAGCAAGCGGGGAGTGTGCGCCCTCTGCTACGGCCGCGACCTGGCGCGCGGGAAGATGGTGGCGATCGGCGAGGCGGTGGGGATCATTGCCGCCCAGTCGATCGGGGAGCCCGGAACGCAGCTGACGATGCGGACGTTCCACATCGGCGGGATCGCGACGGCCGGGTCGATCGCGCAGAGCTCCCACCAGTCCAAGCAGGAGGGGCGCATCAAGTTCCAGGGGATCGTAGCCGTCCTGAACCGCGAAAAGCACCTGGTCGCGATGAACCGGAACGGTTACCTGGTTCTGCTCGACGAGAACCATCGTGAGCGGGAGAAGTACCAGATCCCGTACGGGGCGGTCCTCATGGTCGCGGACGGAGAGAGGGTGAAGGAGGGGACCCGGCTCGCGGAATGGGATCCGTACAACATTCCGATCCTCACCGAGGTCGACGGAGAGATCAAGTTCGGGGACATCATCGAGAACGTCACGATGCGGGAGCAGGTGGACGAGGTGACGGGGCGCTCCACGCGCGTGATCATCGAATCCAAGGACCCCGAGGTCCGTCCCCGCATCTCCCTCAAGGAGGTGGGCGGCAAGACGACACGGAAGCTCCCCGGTTCCTCGAGCGAGGCCCGGTATCTTCTTCCCAGCGGTTCCAACATCCTGGTCGACGAGGGACAGAAGGTCCAGGCGGGCGACATCATCGCCAAGATCCCTCGCGAGACGACCAAGACCAAGGACATCACCGGCGGTCTTCCCCGGGTCGCGGAGCTCTTCGAGGCGCGGAAGCCGAAGGAGTACGCGCTCATTTCCGAGATCGACGGCATCGTCCAGATGGGGAAGGATTTCAAGGGAAAGCGCAAGATCCAGGTGGTGCCCGAAGTCGGCGCCCCCCGCGAGTATACGATCCCCAGGGGCAAGCACATCACGGTCCACGACGGCGAGCGGATCCGGGCGGGCGAGGCCCTCATGGACGGTTCGCCCAACCCGCACGACATCCTCCGGGTCCTCGGGGACAAGGAACTCGCCCGGTTCCTCGTGAACGAGATCCAGGAGGTATACAGGCTCCAGGGCGTGCGGATCAACGACAAGCACATCGAGACGATCGTCCGCCAGATGCTGCGGCGGGTCAAGATCGTGGATCCCGGAGACACCACGTTCCTCGTGGGGCAAAGCGTCGAGAAATGGATCTTCCGGGAGGAAAACGAGCGGGTGGTGAAGGAGGCGGAAGGAACGCCCGCGACGGCGGAGCCGCTCCTTCTCGGGATCACGAAGGCGTCGCTTTCGACGGAGTCGTGGATCTCCGCCGCCTCGTTCCAGGAGACGACCAAGATCCTCACGGACGCATCGGTCCACGGGCGGGTGGATCTCCTCGCCGGACTGAAGGAAAACGTGATCATGGGACGCCTCATCCCCGGCGGGACGGGAGCGGCGGCGTACAGCGCCCTGGAGTTCGAATCCGACGCCCCGTTACTGGTGGAGGCCCCGCCCCTTCCGGAGCCGGAGCCGGAAATTCCGAAGGACGAGGAGGAGGGCCGGTAA